Proteins encoded within one genomic window of Rhodobium gokarnense:
- a CDS encoding class I SAM-dependent methyltransferase, which yields MSIEMPSLTGLPTVAEPTSAMEVIELGFGEIDGQSILDIGCGKGALAAALIERGATITGLDPNEIALEEAKKAAPEADFHLLSGAELPYEDGAFDGAIFLNSLHHIPQAEMATALVEAARVCGPGTTVVVVEPVASGSYFSAVRLIDDETEVRAKAQQAIVAAVDAGTFALDLDTTYERISTFADKEAFLERVVSIDPARRAKGEAKRAEVFAALDANGDEGPDGITLIQPMRAQILTVL from the coding sequence ATGTCCATCGAAATGCCCTCACTCACCGGCCTTCCGACCGTTGCCGAACCGACCTCCGCCATGGAGGTGATCGAACTCGGCTTCGGCGAGATCGACGGCCAGTCGATCCTCGACATCGGCTGCGGCAAGGGCGCGCTCGCCGCCGCGCTGATCGAGCGCGGCGCGACGATCACCGGGCTCGACCCGAACGAGATCGCCCTTGAGGAGGCGAAAAAGGCGGCTCCCGAGGCCGACTTCCATCTCCTTTCCGGTGCCGAACTGCCCTATGAGGACGGCGCGTTCGACGGCGCGATCTTCCTCAACAGCCTGCACCACATTCCGCAAGCGGAGATGGCGACGGCGCTTGTCGAGGCCGCGCGCGTCTGCGGGCCCGGCACGACCGTGGTCGTCGTCGAGCCGGTGGCCAGCGGCTCCTATTTCTCCGCCGTCCGGCTGATCGACGACGAGACGGAGGTGCGGGCAAAGGCGCAGCAGGCGATCGTTGCTGCCGTAGACGCGGGCACCTTCGCCCTCGACCTCGACACGACCTATGAGCGGATCTCGACCTTCGCCGACAAGGAAGCCTTCCTGGAGCGCGTCGTCTCGATCGATCCGGCGCGGCGGGCAAAGGGCGAAGCCAAACGCGCCGAGGTGTTCGCGGCGCTGGACGCCAACGGGGATGAAGGTCCGGACGGCATCACGCTGATCCAGCCGATGCGGGCGCAGATCCTGACGGTGCTTTGA
- a CDS encoding acyl-CoA dehydrogenase — MTDYSDWIGRETTVEEYLATAPAERLAATLDAHGAGHPLQAGDAVPPLWHWLYFMPVAAQGDLGPDGHPATGGFIPPVPLPRRMYAGGRITQAAQLRFGAPAAMTSRIDSVVEKNGRSGPLVFVTLSHEVHQDGKLCVRDEQDIVYREMVSSGAAPASKMGTRPTAWTETVTPDPVMLFRFSAVTFNGHRIHYDRNHATETEGYPGLVVHGPMIAMLLLEAAERRRGAICAYYEFRAMSPLFDTDPFDLVGIEGETNDTVELEARAKDGRIAMVATARFV, encoded by the coding sequence ATGACCGACTATTCGGACTGGATCGGCCGCGAGACGACCGTCGAGGAGTATCTTGCGACGGCGCCCGCCGAGCGGCTCGCCGCGACCTTAGACGCCCATGGCGCCGGCCATCCCCTTCAAGCCGGCGATGCCGTGCCGCCGCTCTGGCACTGGCTCTATTTCATGCCGGTGGCGGCCCAGGGCGACCTCGGTCCTGACGGCCATCCGGCGACCGGTGGCTTCATTCCGCCGGTGCCGCTGCCGCGGCGCATGTATGCCGGCGGCCGGATCACGCAAGCGGCGCAGCTCCGCTTCGGCGCGCCGGCGGCCATGACCAGCCGCATCGACAGCGTGGTGGAGAAGAACGGCCGCAGCGGTCCCCTCGTTTTCGTCACGCTCAGTCACGAGGTGCACCAGGACGGCAAACTCTGCGTGCGCGACGAGCAGGACATCGTCTATCGCGAGATGGTCTCCTCCGGTGCCGCCCCGGCGTCGAAGATGGGAACCCGGCCGACTGCCTGGACCGAGACCGTGACGCCCGACCCGGTGATGCTGTTCCGGTTCTCCGCCGTCACCTTCAACGGCCACCGCATCCACTATGACCGCAACCACGCGACGGAGACGGAGGGCTATCCCGGTCTCGTCGTCCACGGCCCGATGATCGCCATGCTGCTGCTGGAAGCGGCCGAGCGCCGCCGAGGCGCGATTTGCGCATATTACGAGTTTCGTGCCATGTCGCCGCTCTTCGACACCGATCCGTTCGACCTCGTCGGCATCGAAGGTGAGACGAACGACACGGTCGAACTGGAAGCCCGCGCCAAGGACGGCCGCATCGCCATGGTCGCAACGGCGCGGTTCGTGTGA
- a CDS encoding CaiB/BaiF CoA transferase family protein: MKALQGLVCVALEQAVAAPYASCKLADAGARVIKLERPEGDFARYYDHHVHGESAYFVWLNRGKESCRVDLKTPEDRALVSRMIARADIYIQNLAPGAAERLGLSTAAMRARDERLITCDISGYGSRGPYRDKKAYDLLVQAESGLVSLTGTPEAPSRVGVSVCDIATGMYAYQAILEALISRGRTGRGASIEVSLFHSLGDWMNVPYLQHRYGGATPKRVGLAHPTIAPYGAFRCKGGEEIVISIQNEREWQVLCEKVLGRPELASDPRFSSNARRVENRADVDGAIQAVLGSVPRAEVAARLDAERIANGNISTMDDLLAHPQNRLVSVKVDGGTAELLAPAAEIDGVTPDFGPVPDLGAHDAALRAEFAEKESEKE; the protein is encoded by the coding sequence GTGAAAGCCCTTCAAGGACTCGTCTGCGTCGCCCTGGAACAGGCCGTCGCCGCGCCCTATGCCTCCTGCAAGCTCGCCGATGCCGGCGCCCGCGTCATCAAGCTGGAGCGGCCGGAGGGCGACTTCGCGCGCTACTACGACCACCACGTCCACGGCGAATCCGCCTATTTCGTCTGGCTGAACCGCGGCAAGGAATCCTGCCGCGTCGACCTGAAGACGCCGGAGGACCGCGCGCTCGTCTCGCGCATGATCGCCCGCGCCGACATCTACATCCAGAACCTTGCCCCCGGCGCCGCCGAGCGGCTGGGGCTGTCCACCGCGGCGATGCGCGCGCGCGACGAGAGGCTGATCACCTGCGACATCTCCGGCTACGGATCGCGCGGCCCCTATCGCGACAAGAAGGCCTACGACCTCCTCGTCCAGGCCGAAAGCGGCCTCGTGTCGCTGACCGGCACACCTGAGGCGCCGAGCCGTGTCGGCGTCTCCGTCTGCGACATCGCGACGGGCATGTATGCCTACCAGGCGATCCTGGAAGCGCTGATTTCGCGCGGCCGAACGGGGCGGGGCGCTTCCATCGAGGTCTCGCTGTTCCACAGCCTCGGCGACTGGATGAACGTGCCCTATCTGCAGCACCGCTATGGCGGGGCAACGCCGAAGCGCGTCGGCCTCGCCCACCCGACCATCGCGCCCTACGGCGCATTCCGGTGCAAGGGCGGCGAGGAGATCGTCATCTCGATCCAGAACGAGCGCGAATGGCAGGTGCTGTGCGAGAAGGTGCTCGGCCGGCCGGAGCTTGCGTCCGACCCGCGCTTTTCCTCGAACGCAAGGCGTGTGGAGAACCGAGCCGATGTCGACGGCGCGATCCAGGCGGTGCTCGGGTCCGTTCCCCGTGCCGAGGTCGCGGCACGGCTCGATGCAGAGCGGATCGCCAACGGCAACATCTCGACCATGGACGACCTTCTCGCCCATCCCCAGAACCGCCTCGTCTCGGTGAAAGTCGACGGCGGCACGGCGGAATTGCTGGCCCCGGCGGCGGAGATCGACGGCGTGACGCCCGACTTCGGCCCGGTACCGGATCTCGGCGCCCACGACGCGGCGCTGCGGGCCGAATTCGCCGAGAAAGAAAGCGAAAAAGAATGA
- the arfB gene encoding alternative ribosome rescue aminoacyl-tRNA hydrolase ArfB, with protein MITISDRLFLSDDEIELSFIRAGGPGGQNVNKVSTAVQLRFDARSSPSLPDYVKRRLQRIAGSRLTKDGVIVITANRHRTQEANRRDAVERLVEMIQKAAERDKPRIPTRPSLGSKRRRLEAKTKRGNVKRLRGKVGGDD; from the coding sequence ATGATCACGATATCCGACCGGCTCTTTCTTTCCGACGACGAAATCGAGTTGAGCTTCATCCGCGCCGGCGGCCCCGGCGGGCAGAACGTCAACAAGGTCTCGACCGCCGTCCAGCTCCGCTTCGACGCGCGCTCTTCGCCGTCGCTGCCGGACTATGTGAAGCGCCGGCTCCAGCGCATCGCCGGCAGCCGGCTGACCAAGGACGGGGTCATCGTCATCACCGCCAACCGCCACCGCACCCAGGAGGCCAACCGGCGCGACGCCGTCGAACGCCTCGTGGAAATGATCCAAAAGGCCGCGGAGCGCGACAAGCCGCGCATCCCGACCCGGCCGAGCCTCGGGTCCAAGCGGCGCCGGCTGGAGGCGAAGACCAAGCGCGGCAACGTGAAGCGCCTGCGCGGCAAGGTCGGGGGCGACGACTGA
- a CDS encoding NAD(P)/FAD-dependent oxidoreductase has protein sequence MGGVVIIGAGQGGYQTAESLRQEGYEGTITLIGAEPHLPYQRPPLSKAYLLGDSDAERVKFRTETYYEERRIDLRTSTTVTSVDREAKTVTLHDGSTLSYDHLVIATGARIRELPVEGADLAGVCYMKTLNDADHIGALMETTERVVVVGAGFIGLEFAAVARKLGKDVTVLEAMDRVLGRVAPPILSDYFSRLHEGNGVHIRCGEVVTGIIGDDHGRVAGVRCADGHEVPCELVVVGIGVIPNVELAEAAGIDCDNGILVDANGRTSDPNVYALGDVANYEHPFAGKRGRLESVQNAIDQGKAVASAIAGSGVPYTTVPWFWSDQYATKLQMVGFSEGCDAFEIRGDIAEGKFSIFHYRSGELRGIDTVNRPADHMMGRKLLAAGISPTPEQAADAEFALKSLL, from the coding sequence ATGGGCGGCGTGGTGATTATCGGAGCCGGGCAGGGCGGGTACCAGACCGCCGAATCCCTCCGGCAGGAGGGCTATGAGGGAACGATCACGCTGATCGGCGCCGAGCCGCATCTGCCCTATCAGCGCCCGCCGCTTTCCAAGGCCTATCTCCTCGGCGACAGCGATGCGGAGCGGGTCAAGTTCCGCACCGAGACCTATTACGAGGAACGCAGGATCGACCTCAGGACGTCGACGACGGTGACCTCCGTCGACCGCGAGGCCAAAACCGTGACGCTCCACGACGGCAGCACGCTTTCCTACGACCATCTGGTGATCGCCACCGGTGCACGGATCCGCGAACTGCCGGTGGAAGGCGCGGACCTTGCCGGCGTCTGCTACATGAAGACGCTGAACGATGCGGACCATATCGGCGCCCTGATGGAGACGACCGAGCGGGTCGTCGTCGTCGGTGCCGGTTTCATCGGGCTGGAATTCGCCGCTGTCGCGCGCAAGCTCGGCAAGGACGTGACGGTGCTTGAGGCGATGGACCGGGTGCTCGGCCGGGTAGCGCCGCCGATCCTGTCCGACTATTTCTCGCGCCTGCACGAGGGCAACGGCGTCCACATCCGCTGCGGCGAGGTGGTCACCGGCATCATCGGCGACGACCACGGCCGGGTTGCCGGCGTGCGCTGCGCCGACGGCCACGAGGTGCCGTGCGAACTCGTCGTCGTCGGCATCGGCGTCATCCCGAATGTGGAGCTTGCCGAGGCCGCGGGCATTGACTGTGACAACGGCATCCTGGTCGACGCCAATGGCCGGACTTCGGACCCAAATGTCTATGCGCTTGGGGACGTCGCCAATTACGAGCATCCCTTCGCCGGCAAGCGCGGGCGGCTGGAATCGGTGCAGAACGCCATCGACCAGGGCAAGGCCGTTGCCTCGGCGATTGCCGGGTCCGGCGTTCCCTACACGACGGTGCCGTGGTTCTGGTCCGATCAGTACGCCACCAAGCTGCAGATGGTCGGCTTTTCCGAAGGCTGCGATGCGTTCGAGATCCGCGGCGACATCGCCGAGGGCAAGTTCTCGATCTTCCACTATCGCAGCGGCGAACTGCGCGGCATCGACACGGTCAACCGGCCGGCCGACCACATGATGGGCCGCAAGCTGCTCGCCGCCGGCATCTCGCCGACGCCGGAACAGGCCGCCGATGCGGAATTCGCCCTGAAGTCGCTGCTCTAG
- a CDS encoding AAA family ATPase, with the protein MSKRFVVISGCSGGGKSTLVAELGRRGYGIVEEPGRRVVEEERAAGGTALPWVDMEAFLRRAIDMALADRAGSTSQSGWVFFDRGLVDAASALEALTGEPILAALGAEHRYHPCVFLAPPWPEIYGTDADRRHGFDEAEAEYRRLTHAFPRLGYETVILPKAPTPARADFVLSALAELA; encoded by the coding sequence TTGAGCAAGCGTTTTGTCGTCATTTCCGGCTGTTCGGGCGGGGGCAAGTCGACGCTTGTCGCCGAACTCGGCAGGCGCGGCTACGGCATCGTCGAAGAGCCCGGCCGCCGCGTCGTTGAAGAGGAACGCGCGGCGGGCGGCACCGCCCTGCCGTGGGTCGACATGGAAGCGTTCCTGCGCCGGGCGATCGACATGGCGCTGGCGGACAGGGCCGGCTCAACAAGCCAATCGGGCTGGGTGTTCTTCGACCGCGGCCTTGTCGATGCGGCCTCGGCGCTGGAAGCGCTCACCGGCGAGCCGATCCTTGCCGCGCTCGGCGCGGAGCATCGCTATCATCCTTGCGTGTTTCTGGCCCCGCCCTGGCCGGAGATCTACGGCACCGATGCGGACCGCCGGCACGGCTTCGACGAAGCCGAAGCGGAATACCGCCGGCTGACGCACGCCTTTCCGCGGCTCGGCTACGAGACCGTCATCCTGCCGAAGGCGCCGACGCCTGCGCGTGCCGATTTCGTGCTCTCGGCGCTCGCCGAGCTCGCCTAG
- a CDS encoding DUF4424 domain-containing protein produces MQSAHSLPRPLAAVALFAALLALGGPARANDSTARIDAGGLVFTQSSAIEMAEEDLYLSRGEVRVRYLFRNTSDKDVTTLVAFPLPKLTVGDEVNYSVDANDPDNFVDFKAAVDGEPISFETQVRATRFGVDVTDVLKAYDVPVTGITTDPDEADLLYQRLNTLPEADRQELESHGVMDWSSAWIGEGKPIASFHWQAEVVFYWQQTFPANDTIEVTHSYRPVPGVFFLDASLLEPGSEFTKQYCTDAGFRRGVSRLVERSRHNIIHGNDLRYVLTTGNNWLGPIGRFSLTIDKGTPDALISLCIDGIEKTGPTTFVHRAENFAPEKDIDVLFAVPVE; encoded by the coding sequence ATGCAGTCCGCCCACTCTTTGCCGCGGCCGCTTGCCGCCGTCGCCCTTTTCGCAGCGCTCCTCGCCCTTGGCGGGCCTGCCCGCGCCAATGACAGCACCGCCCGCATCGACGCCGGCGGCCTCGTCTTCACCCAGTCCTCCGCCATCGAGATGGCCGAGGAGGACCTCTATCTCTCCCGCGGCGAGGTCCGCGTCCGCTATCTCTTCCGCAACACCTCCGACAAGGACGTCACCACCCTCGTCGCCTTCCCGCTGCCGAAGCTCACCGTCGGCGACGAGGTCAACTACAGCGTCGACGCCAACGACCCGGACAACTTCGTCGACTTCAAGGCCGCCGTCGACGGCGAGCCGATCAGCTTCGAGACCCAGGTCCGTGCCACCCGCTTCGGCGTCGACGTCACCGACGTCCTCAAGGCCTATGACGTGCCGGTGACCGGGATCACCACCGATCCCGACGAGGCCGACCTCCTCTACCAGCGCCTCAACACCCTGCCCGAGGCCGACCGGCAGGAGCTGGAATCCCATGGCGTCATGGACTGGTCGAGCGCCTGGATCGGCGAGGGAAAGCCGATCGCCTCGTTCCACTGGCAGGCCGAGGTCGTCTTCTACTGGCAGCAGACCTTCCCGGCGAACGACACCATCGAGGTCACCCATTCCTACCGCCCGGTGCCCGGCGTCTTCTTCCTCGATGCCTCGCTGCTGGAGCCGGGATCGGAATTCACGAAACAATACTGCACCGACGCCGGCTTCCGCCGCGGCGTCTCCCGCCTGGTGGAGCGCTCCCGCCACAACATCATCCACGGCAACGATCTGCGCTACGTGCTGACCACCGGCAACAACTGGCTCGGCCCCATCGGCCGCTTCTCGCTGACCATCGACAAGGGAACGCCCGACGCCCTCATCTCGCTCTGCATCGACGGCATCGAAAAGACCGGCCCGACCACCTTCGTCCACCGAGCAGAGAACTTCGCGCCGGAAAAGGACATCGACGTCCTCTTCGCCGTCCCGGTGGAGTGA
- a CDS encoding hydrogenase maturation protease: MTGTAARGSAEDPHISGEAHRTLVLGLGNAVLTDDGVGIHVVRRLDADAGLPRGVTLRDGGTIGLGLLPDIADADALIVVDAAELHAAPGAVRVFEGAEMDAQVGRSKGSVHEIALSDVMTAAALSGSRPERRALIAIQPEILSWGTEPTGAVAAAIPDACAAIAGLVDKWTR; this comes from the coding sequence ATGACCGGAACAGCCGCCAGAGGGTCCGCAGAAGACCCGCACATATCGGGGGAAGCGCATCGCACGCTCGTCCTCGGACTGGGAAACGCCGTTCTTACCGACGATGGTGTCGGGATTCACGTTGTCCGTCGGCTGGATGCCGACGCCGGCCTGCCGCGGGGGGTGACCCTTCGCGATGGCGGCACGATCGGCCTCGGCCTGTTGCCCGACATTGCCGATGCCGACGCGCTGATCGTCGTCGATGCCGCCGAGCTTCATGCCGCGCCGGGCGCGGTCAGGGTGTTCGAGGGGGCGGAGATGGACGCCCAGGTCGGCCGCAGCAAGGGCAGCGTCCACGAGATCGCCCTTTCCGACGTGATGACGGCGGCGGCCCTTTCCGGCAGCCGACCGGAGCGCCGCGCGCTCATCGCCATCCAGCCCGAAATCCTTTCCTGGGGAACCGAGCCGACCGGCGCGGTCGCCGCGGCCATCCCCGACGCCTGCGCCGCCATTGCCGGACTGGTCGACAAATGGACCCGCTAG
- a CDS encoding hydrogenase expression/formation protein, translating into MDPLEQAAPSHNDDAGVAATREESPLAMALLREISSALADYLETGETAVIDLKSLPMLEADRAALADLLGEGEVTAMLDVAGESEVRETGHAGVWWVRHFGADRRLAAEQIEVTAIPDILLSHRDDIAAAADRLAETLKTDRETDPPEPITTLDRDTHHV; encoded by the coding sequence ATGGACCCGCTAGAACAGGCCGCCCCCTCCCACAACGACGACGCGGGCGTCGCCGCAACGCGGGAGGAGTCGCCGCTGGCGATGGCGCTGCTGCGCGAGATTTCTTCAGCGCTCGCCGACTATCTGGAAACCGGAGAGACCGCGGTCATCGACCTGAAAAGCCTCCCGATGCTGGAGGCCGACCGCGCCGCGCTCGCCGATCTCCTCGGCGAGGGCGAAGTGACGGCGATGCTCGACGTTGCCGGCGAGAGCGAGGTCCGCGAGACCGGCCATGCCGGGGTCTGGTGGGTCCGCCATTTCGGTGCCGACCGCAGGCTCGCGGCCGAGCAGATCGAGGTCACCGCCATTCCCGACATCCTTCTTTCGCACCGCGACGACATCGCGGCGGCGGCGGACCGGCTCGCCGAAACCCTCAAGACCGACCGAGAGACCGACCCACCCGAACCCATCACCACGCTGGATAGGGACACGCACCATGTCTGA
- a CDS encoding hydrogenase small subunit: protein MSDGRTLGQLLARRGISRRAFLKYSSYLASLMALPPAASKAMAEGLAMAPRQSVIWLSFQECTGCTESITRAHSPTLEDLIFDFISLDYHHTLQAASGEAAEAARHEAMEANKGKYIVVVDGSVPVGAGAIYSTIAGITNQQMLEETVKDAFAVVAVGSCAAFGGIPHAKPNPTNAMPIGRLVKDKPVINISGCPPIPEAMAGTLAHVLAFGNVPELDSHGRPLAFFGDSIHDRCYRRPFYDKGQFAESFDDDGARKGWCLYKLGCKGPVTYNACATLKWNGGVSFPIQSGHGCLGCSEPHFWDMGGFYKPVSAPSDEVGPVAAMAVAGGAAAGVAAGLVHRAARSKARADHTTVTVDDLEKSS from the coding sequence ATGTCTGACGGCAGAACCCTCGGCCAGTTGCTGGCCCGGCGGGGCATCTCGCGCCGCGCCTTCCTCAAATATTCGTCTTATCTGGCCTCGCTGATGGCGTTGCCGCCGGCGGCCTCCAAGGCGATGGCGGAGGGGCTCGCCATGGCGCCGCGGCAGTCGGTGATCTGGCTCTCCTTCCAGGAATGCACGGGCTGCACGGAATCGATCACCCGCGCCCATTCGCCGACGCTGGAAGACCTGATCTTCGACTTCATCTCGCTCGACTATCACCATACCCTGCAGGCGGCCTCCGGCGAGGCGGCGGAAGCGGCGCGACATGAGGCGATGGAAGCCAACAAGGGCAAATACATCGTCGTCGTCGACGGCTCGGTGCCGGTCGGCGCCGGCGCGATCTACTCGACCATTGCCGGCATCACCAACCAGCAGATGCTGGAGGAGACGGTGAAGGACGCGTTTGCGGTCGTTGCCGTCGGCTCGTGCGCTGCCTTCGGCGGCATCCCGCACGCCAAGCCGAACCCGACCAACGCCATGCCGATCGGCCGGCTGGTGAAGGACAAGCCGGTGATCAACATTTCCGGCTGCCCGCCGATCCCCGAAGCGATGGCCGGAACGCTCGCCCATGTGCTCGCCTTCGGCAACGTGCCGGAGCTCGACAGCCACGGCCGGCCGCTCGCCTTCTTCGGCGACAGTATCCACGACCGCTGCTACCGGCGGCCGTTCTACGACAAGGGCCAGTTCGCCGAGAGCTTCGATGACGATGGCGCCCGCAAGGGCTGGTGCCTCTACAAGCTCGGCTGCAAGGGCCCGGTCACCTACAACGCCTGCGCGACGCTGAAATGGAACGGCGGCGTTTCCTTCCCGATCCAGTCGGGCCACGGGTGCCTTGGCTGCTCGGAACCGCATTTCTGGGACATGGGCGGCTTCTACAAGCCGGTCTCGGCGCCGAGCGACGAGGTCGGCCCGGTCGCCGCGATGGCCGTTGCCGGCGGGGCGGCCGCCGGTGTCGCCGCCGGGCTCGTCCACCGCGCCGCCCGGTCGAAGGCGCGGGCCGACCACACCACCGTCACCGTCGATGATCTGGAGAAGTCGTCATGA
- a CDS encoding respiratory nitrate reductase subunit gamma yields the protein MTAVDLLALARGPLFQIALVIFAAGVTLRIVEILVIGRRPDYSEARQGAVLSGLSTMFTRSIPREGMFRRNPFVIVSGYIFHIGIFVVVFLSAAHIEVWRAITGFAWPSLPTPLVDFLTVASIAAMLVVLVNRLRDPMLRFLSTFQDYLVWVATFLAFVTGYLAFHHMLLRYELMLAVHIIAVEVLLVLFPFTKLMHTFTLFIARYYTGSTFGRKGVES from the coding sequence ATGACCGCCGTAGACCTTTTGGCGCTTGCGCGTGGACCGCTGTTTCAGATCGCGCTCGTTATCTTTGCCGCGGGCGTGACGCTGCGCATCGTCGAAATCCTGGTGATCGGCCGCCGGCCGGACTATTCGGAAGCGCGGCAGGGGGCGGTGTTGTCCGGTCTCAGCACCATGTTCACCCGCTCGATCCCGCGCGAGGGCATGTTCCGGCGCAATCCGTTCGTGATCGTCTCCGGCTACATCTTCCATATCGGCATCTTCGTGGTGGTCTTTTTGTCCGCGGCGCATATCGAGGTCTGGCGGGCGATCACCGGCTTTGCCTGGCCGAGCCTGCCGACGCCCCTGGTCGACTTCCTGACGGTTGCCTCGATCGCCGCCATGCTGGTGGTTCTGGTCAACCGGCTGCGCGATCCGATGCTGAGATTCCTCAGCACCTTCCAGGACTATCTGGTCTGGGTGGCGACGTTCCTTGCGTTCGTGACCGGCTATCTCGCCTTCCACCACATGCTGCTGCGCTACGAGCTGATGCTGGCGGTGCACATCATCGCCGTCGAGGTGCTGCTGGTCCTGTTCCCGTTCACCAAGCTGATGCACACGTTCACGCTGTTCATCGCGCGCTACTACACGGGCTCCACGTTCGGCCGGAAAGGGGTGGAATCATGA
- a CDS encoding (Fe-S)-binding protein encodes MSERSQRAITAFKEQIDSSTAAFFSSCVHCGMCAHACLFFNESDDPKYIPIHKVEPMRRVWWSEYTFFGKLLSAVGLGPKVTDEMLQEWQELVYNGCSLCGRCSMVCPVGNDITGMIRKEREGMVAAGYAPEGLIGASARAVRIGSPMGVTLKAVQAQVRHVENDTGLKVPFDQEGAEYLVLMSSMEIMNYPEYLEAIVQIFDHAGLSWTLSSEAFEATNSGIQIGSSDIARELVSRVVEAAEKLKVKTVISPECGHAYTALRWEGPNLIGRPYSFKARHIVEVLDELRERGLLKTEGMEDELVTFHDPCQLVRRGGVEKEPRRLVDMICSNFVEMHDHGKLNWCCGAGGGVGAIEEAHDLKMTAFNAKKRQLEEVRPDKLITACANCRIQLEEGLEENNMDIPVVGLTEMLAEHLADKTDA; translated from the coding sequence ATGAGCGAGCGCAGCCAACGCGCCATTACCGCTTTCAAGGAGCAGATCGATTCCTCCACGGCGGCGTTCTTCTCAAGCTGCGTCCATTGCGGGATGTGCGCCCATGCGTGCCTGTTCTTCAACGAAAGCGACGATCCCAAATACATTCCGATCCACAAGGTCGAGCCGATGCGCCGGGTCTGGTGGAGCGAATACACCTTCTTCGGCAAGCTCCTGTCGGCCGTCGGGCTCGGCCCGAAGGTGACGGACGAGATGCTGCAGGAGTGGCAGGAACTGGTCTACAACGGCTGCAGCCTGTGCGGCCGCTGCTCCATGGTCTGCCCGGTCGGCAACGACATCACCGGCATGATCCGCAAGGAGCGCGAGGGCATGGTCGCCGCCGGCTACGCGCCGGAGGGCCTGATCGGCGCCTCGGCCCGTGCGGTTCGGATCGGCAGCCCGATGGGCGTGACGCTGAAGGCCGTGCAGGCCCAGGTCCGGCACGTGGAGAACGACACCGGCCTCAAGGTCCCGTTCGACCAGGAGGGCGCGGAATACCTCGTCCTGATGTCGTCCATGGAGATCATGAACTACCCGGAATATCTGGAGGCCATCGTCCAGATCTTCGACCATGCCGGGCTCTCCTGGACGCTTTCCAGCGAGGCCTTCGAGGCGACCAATTCCGGCATCCAGATCGGCTCGTCCGATATTGCCCGCGAACTCGTCTCGCGCGTCGTCGAGGCCGCCGAGAAGCTGAAGGTCAAGACCGTGATCAGCCCGGAATGCGGCCATGCCTATACGGCGCTGCGCTGGGAGGGGCCGAATCTGATCGGCCGGCCCTACAGCTTCAAGGCCCGGCACATCGTCGAAGTGCTCGACGAGCTTCGGGAGCGCGGGCTCCTGAAGACCGAGGGCATGGAGGACGAACTGGTCACCTTCCACGACCCGTGCCAGCTCGTGCGCCGCGGCGGCGTGGAGAAGGAGCCGCGCCGGCTCGTCGACATGATCTGCAGCAACTTCGTGGAGATGCACGACCACGGCAAGCTGAACTGGTGCTGCGGGGCGGGCGGCGGCGTCGGCGCCATCGAGGAGGCGCATGACCTCAAGATGACGGCGTTCAACGCCAAGAAGCGCCAGCTTGAGGAGGTCAGGCCCGACAAGCTGATCACCGCCTGCGCCAACTGCCGGATCCAGCTCGAGGAAGGGCTGGAGGAGAACAATATGGATATCCCCGTCGTCGGTCTCACCGAAATGCTCGCCGAGCATCTGGCCGACAAGACCGACGCCTGA